One genomic segment of Candidatus Bathyarchaeia archaeon includes these proteins:
- a CDS encoding thiamine pyrophosphate-dependent enzyme has protein sequence MVRLQDLPVEELFTSGHRLCAGCGAGTIMRMTMKALRGPTIIVNATGCVEVSSTIYPYTSWKVPWVHVAFENAAAVASGIEAAYKAMRRRGAWDKHVDIIAIAGDGGTFDIGIQALSGALERGHDFLYICYDNEAYMNTGIQRSGATPHGAATTTSPAGRKIPGKPEFKKDLISICVAHGIEYAATASPAYWNDYITKVRKGLEVNGPAVIHVFSPCPLGMRFDSSKSIEVARLAVQTRYWPVYEVEKGKYKLNIKVPQPKPLVEFLKIQERFRHLFQPEFQHEIDALQRWVDENWRKIASLCGEAT, from the coding sequence ATGGTTAGACTCCAAGATTTACCGGTTGAAGAGCTATTTACTTCAGGTCACAGGTTATGCGCTGGGTGCGGTGCCGGAACAATAATGCGTATGACGATGAAGGCGCTTAGGGGACCAACAATTATAGTTAATGCTACAGGATGCGTTGAAGTTTCATCAACAATCTATCCTTATACGTCATGGAAGGTTCCCTGGGTTCATGTAGCTTTCGAAAATGCTGCCGCAGTGGCCTCTGGGATAGAGGCGGCATATAAAGCTATGAGGCGTAGAGGAGCATGGGATAAGCATGTTGATATAATTGCCATAGCTGGTGATGGTGGAACATTTGATATTGGCATACAGGCGCTTTCAGGGGCTCTTGAGAGAGGACATGACTTTCTGTATATATGCTACGATAATGAAGCCTACATGAATACGGGTATACAGCGTTCCGGCGCAACTCCCCATGGTGCAGCTACAACAACAAGTCCAGCTGGAAGAAAGATCCCAGGTAAACCAGAGTTTAAGAAGGATTTAATTAGTATATGTGTAGCTCATGGGATAGAATATGCTGCAACAGCATCGCCAGCCTACTGGAACGATTATATAACAAAGGTAAGAAAGGGATTGGAAGTTAACGGTCCAGCCGTCATACATGTGTTTTCACCATGTCCGCTAGGAATGAGGTTTGATTCATCAAAGAGCATAGAGGTTGCTAGATTAGCTGTTCAGACACGCTATTGGCCAGTATATGAGGTTGAGAAAGGCAAATATAAGCTCAATATTAAGGTTCCTCAGCCAAAGCCTTTAGTAGAATTCCTAAAAATTCAGGAGAGGTTTAGGCATCTCTTTCAACCAGAGTTTCAGCATGAGATTGATGCATTACAGAGATGGGTTGATGAGAACTGGAGAAAGATAGCATCCCTTTGCGGTGAAGCAACATAA
- the porA gene encoding pyruvate ferredoxin oxidoreductase, which yields MAKVMGLTGNESIAYAVKQCNVDVVAAYPITPQTIMVEVISEYVHNGEINAEFICVESEHSAMSACIGASLAGARVFTATASQGLALMHEMLYIASGLRCPIVMGVANRALSAPINIHGDHSDMMGSRDCGWIQIYVENPQEAYDWIIQAFKIAEDSRVLLPVSVNIDGFILSHSMEGVEVLEDKDVSDFLPPRKPAIAIDPDKPITVGALCLPDYYFEIKFQQIQALKDSYNIIREVNKDYESLSGRKYGFVETYAMDDAEAAVICLGSTAGTAKAVARELRKEGKKVGVIKPWVYRPFPEEDLIRAIGDAKALAVLDRACSFGAPFNALCSDIIAIVYRHGKDVKIFNCLYGLGGRDITPNDLKAIFNDALKIAKTGIVQEYMRVVGVRE from the coding sequence ATGGCTAAAGTAATGGGGTTAACTGGTAATGAATCTATAGCGTACGCGGTCAAGCAGTGTAATGTTGATGTTGTGGCAGCTTACCCCATTACTCCCCAAACCATAATGGTTGAAGTCATAAGTGAATATGTTCATAATGGCGAAATAAATGCGGAGTTCATATGTGTTGAATCTGAGCATTCAGCTATGTCAGCATGCATCGGCGCAAGCTTAGCTGGCGCAAGGGTTTTTACAGCAACAGCAAGCCAAGGCTTAGCCCTAATGCATGAAATGCTTTACATTGCTTCTGGATTAAGATGCCCAATAGTTATGGGCGTTGCAAACAGGGCTCTCTCAGCGCCAATCAATATTCACGGAGATCACTCGGATATGATGGGTTCAAGGGATTGCGGCTGGATACAAATATACGTTGAGAATCCTCAAGAAGCCTATGACTGGATTATACAAGCATTTAAAATAGCTGAGGACTCAAGAGTTCTGCTTCCTGTGAGCGTAAATATAGATGGCTTTATACTATCACACTCAATGGAGGGGGTTGAGGTTCTAGAAGATAAAGATGTCTCAGATTTTCTGCCTCCTAGAAAGCCAGCTATAGCCATTGATCCAGATAAACCTATAACTGTCGGAGCATTATGCCTTCCAGACTATTACTTTGAGATAAAGTTTCAACAGATTCAAGCCTTAAAAGATTCCTACAATATTATACGTGAAGTTAATAAGGACTATGAGTCCCTTAGTGGACGTAAATATGGTTTCGTAGAGACATATGCCATGGATGATGCGGAGGCAGCAGTAATCTGTTTAGGGAGTACCGCTGGAACCGCCAAAGCCGTTGCAAGGGAGCTTAGGAAAGAGGGAAAGAAGGTTGGGGTGATAAAACCTTGGGTCTATAGACCGTTCCCAGAAGAGGATTTGATTAGAGCTATAGGGGACGCTAAGGCTTTAGCCGTCTTAGATAGGGCATGCAGTTTTGGAGCGCCATTTAACGCTTTATGTAGCGATATAATAGCAATAGTATATCGCCATGGAAAAGATGTAAAAATCTTTAATTGCCTATATGGTTTAGGTGGTAGAGACATAACGCCTAACGATCTAAAAGCCATATTTAACGATGCACTTAAGATAGCTAAAACCGGAATCGTACAAGAATATATGAGAGTTGTTGGGGTGAGAGAATAA
- the porD gene encoding pyruvate synthase subunit PorD, with protein MSELEKKLGWKSLPIGGYLLEPGSAMKYKTGEWRAFRPVIDQKRCINCLICWIYCPDSAIIRLEKYVDVNYDYCKGCGICANECPVKCITMVEERR; from the coding sequence TTGAGTGAGTTAGAGAAAAAGTTAGGCTGGAAGTCCCTCCCGATAGGTGGATACTTGCTTGAGCCGGGTTCAGCAATGAAGTATAAAACTGGAGAGTGGAGAGCTTTTAGACCAGTTATAGATCAGAAGAGATGCATAAATTGTCTCATATGTTGGATCTACTGTCCAGATTCGGCCATAATTAGACTTGAAAAATATGTTGATGTAAACTATGATTATTGTAAAGGTTGCGGGATTTGCGCGAATGAGTGCCCGGTAAAGTGTATAACAATGGTTGAGGAGAGGAGGTAA
- a CDS encoding 2-oxoacid:acceptor oxidoreductase family protein: MEARRLLTEIRWHGRGGQGIVTVSRLLAQAALLDGKYVQAFPEFGPERRGAPVTGYTRIADEPITIHSQIYNPHIVVVVDPTLIGTVDVTKGLIPKGIIVANFEKSPEDLRRSLGLSDVKVCTVNAMRIALDILGRPIYNTAMLGALLKAAPLTKMDSLIKVIIERFPGAVGEKNVAVIKRAYEEAVGIE; this comes from the coding sequence ATGGAGGCGAGGCGGTTGCTTACCGAGATTCGTTGGCATGGTAGAGGTGGACAAGGTATAGTAACCGTAAGCAGGCTCCTCGCTCAAGCAGCTCTACTTGATGGAAAATATGTGCAAGCCTTTCCAGAGTTCGGTCCGGAACGAAGAGGCGCCCCAGTTACAGGATACACTAGAATAGCCGATGAGCCAATTACCATACATAGCCAAATATATAACCCGCATATAGTGGTCGTTGTTGACCCAACATTAATAGGCACAGTTGATGTTACAAAGGGACTTATCCCAAAAGGTATTATTGTAGCAAACTTTGAAAAAAGCCCCGAGGATCTTAGGAGAAGTCTAGGTTTAAGCGATGTTAAGGTTTGCACGGTTAACGCCATGAGAATAGCCCTTGATATACTTGGCAGACCAATCTATAACACAGCCATGTTAGGCGCGCTTTTAAAGGCTGCACCACTAACTAAAATGGACTCATTAATTAAAGTTATAATTGAGAGATTCCCTGGAGCAGTTGGCGAAAAGAATGTTGCGGTTATAAAAAGAGCTTATGAGGAGGCTGTTGGAATTGAGTGA
- a CDS encoding dolichol kinase produces MTLLLLSWVIFVVMVLTKRLYGLMRKRGLEHNVAIYYNRKIIHILAGGLCALIVPVAFNSFILPLIISILLAFFLSFYHRKRRLMYWFQTEDNMYEVSFCIMWGLIISLGWILSGGDFRIGILPIIFMSIGDAITGIVRNMLYKRRTKSWWGNLAMALFSMMIGAIMGLAGILAGAAASIIEHFEFKPIDDNVLIPATSFIILLLAKILAPSSLSY; encoded by the coding sequence ATGACGCTACTATTGCTCTCATGGGTTATCTTTGTGGTAATGGTTTTAACTAAGAGACTTTATGGTCTAATGAGGAAACGAGGCTTAGAGCACAATGTGGCCATTTATTACAATAGGAAGATCATACATATTTTGGCAGGCGGTTTATGTGCGCTAATCGTTCCAGTCGCCTTTAATTCATTCATTTTACCATTGATTATAAGCATTCTTTTGGCCTTCTTTCTATCCTTCTATCATAGGAAAAGACGGTTAATGTATTGGTTCCAGACGGAGGACAATATGTACGAGGTTTCTTTTTGCATAATGTGGGGTCTAATTATATCTTTGGGCTGGATACTTTCTGGAGGAGACTTTCGTATTGGAATCTTACCAATAATCTTCATGTCTATTGGTGATGCAATAACGGGTATAGTAAGAAATATGCTCTATAAGAGGCGGACTAAGTCTTGGTGGGGGAACCTAGCAATGGCATTATTCTCAATGATGATAGGAGCGATCATGGGGCTTGCCGGGATTCTTGCCGGAGCCGCGGCGTCAATAATTGAGCACTTTGAATTTAAGCCAATAGATGATAATGTTCTTATACCAGCAACCTCATTCATAATTCTCCTACTGGCTAAAATTTTAGCACCCTCATCATTATCCTATTAA
- a CDS encoding ATP/GTP-binding protein, with the protein MNIFVLGPAGSGKSLFVKNFSAYLISEGYKVRVVNLDPGVLELGYKPDFDVRSMFTVESIMREKNLGPNGAILEAMDRLARVGIPKFRDADHILFDTPGQLEPFLFRDAGRIIISGFEDRCCLFLGDLLALKGNLLSFYLYALTAHYTLETETIAILNKADLLSEEDLKEIREIIGDLTNILSKRPLNLREEMDMELLKTLRAFFPPKRVPIISAMTGMGFEEILTILYEIKCACGDLT; encoded by the coding sequence ATGAATATATTTGTTTTAGGACCAGCTGGTTCAGGCAAAAGCTTGTTCGTCAAAAATTTCTCAGCCTATTTAATTAGTGAGGGCTATAAGGTTAGAGTAGTAAATTTAGATCCTGGAGTTTTGGAGTTAGGTTATAAGCCAGATTTTGACGTCAGAAGCATGTTCACAGTTGAAAGTATAATGCGTGAGAAAAATTTGGGACCTAATGGGGCTATACTTGAGGCAATGGATAGGTTAGCTAGGGTTGGCATACCAAAATTTAGGGATGCAGACCATATACTATTTGATACACCAGGGCAGCTTGAACCTTTCTTGTTTAGGGATGCTGGAAGAATTATAATTAGCGGTTTTGAGGATAGGTGCTGTCTATTCCTAGGAGACTTGCTAGCATTAAAGGGGAATTTATTAAGCTTCTATTTATATGCCCTAACAGCACACTACACCCTTGAGACCGAGACCATAGCTATTCTAAATAAGGCGGACTTACTGAGCGAAGAAGATCTGAAAGAGATAAGGGAGATTATTGGAGATTTAACAAATATCCTCTCTAAGAGACCGTTAAATCTCAGGGAGGAAATGGATATGGAGCTTCTGAAAACCCTAAGAGCATTCTTTCCACCTAAAAGAGTGCCAATTATATCGGCTATGACTGGAATGGGTTTTGAAGAGATCCTAACGATTCTTTATGAGATTAAATGCGCATGTGGAGACCTAACCTAA